In Dioscorea cayenensis subsp. rotundata cultivar TDr96_F1 chromosome 9, TDr96_F1_v2_PseudoChromosome.rev07_lg8_w22 25.fasta, whole genome shotgun sequence, a genomic segment contains:
- the LOC120269130 gene encoding tyrosine-specific transport protein isoform X1, which yields MILSHLLHFRTSSYPTLHSPTSPFLNPPHLLISLNPSKTLHFLPHFPNFLCKSSNHFPSPSPLPHGNLHFHSPRPKTTTTTTTTKSFFAAVSLIIGTAVGPGMLGLPSATILSGPLPSTLSILLSWLYVISSIILVSELSFAAMRHQNLPEVSFTSLATASLGPDFGAFVAVVYSCLSFSLLLACVSGISSLVFQLFPWFNAALACALAPSLVGVAIAFFPFNVIDFANRLLCCLMLVSITALVVFGLSAGRSSLLSSIGYASWSPNAILPAIPVTVLTLGFHVITPFVCMLLRDSMEDARKAILFGGFVPLAMVVSWNLVVLGLAGNGVGAVCVGSDPIKLLLSVNSSALPAVQGFAFAALATSLIGYAVSFPKQLADTLKLISERVVYRKEVMSPSRLRLCEGGRVGAVVYSKGKMGTSGQACFGVSRSQMLSNRVNEGVGDGSPSTILVMWIVLIFSVLIASSYNAAFSRALEFAGVYANCFLFGVLPPAMAWIHRSRKKDSFSSSKEELLPGGNGVLFVLFVIAIILGIWH from the exons ATGATCCTATCACATCTCCTCCACTTCCGCACTTCCTCTTATCCCACTCTTCACTCTCCCACATCCCCATTCCTCAATCCCCCCCATCTCCTCATCTCCCTAAACCCTTCCAAAACCCTCCACTTCCTTCCTCACTTCCCCAACTTCCTCTGTAAATCCTCCAACCACTTCCCTTCTCCATCTCCACTTCCCCATGGAAACCTCCACTTCCATTCCCCAAGGCCAaagaccaccaccaccaccaccaccaccaagaGCTTCTTCGCTGCCGTCTCCCTCATCATCGGCACCGCCGTCGGCCCGGGCATGCTCGGCCTCCCCTCCGCTACCATCCTCTCCGGTCCCCTCCCCTCCACCCTCTCCATCCTCCTCTCCTGGCTTTACGTCATCTCCTCCATCATCCTCGTCTCCGAGCTCTCCTTCGCCGCCATGCGCCATCAAAATCTCCCCGAAGTCAGCTTCACTTCCCTCGCCACCGCCTCTCTCGGCCCTGACTTTGGCGCTTTCGTTGCCGTTGTCTACTCCTGCCTCAGCTTCTCTCTCCTGCTCGCCTGCGTCTCTGGTATCTCTTCTCTCGtttttcagcttttcccttgGTTCAATGCTGCATTGGCTTGTGCTTTAGCGCCTTCTCTTGTTGGTGTTGCAATTGCCTTCTTCCCTTTCAATGTGATTGATTTCGCGAACAGATTATTGTGTTGTTTGATGCTTGTGTCTATCACTGCTCTTGTGGTTTTTGGATTGTCTGCTGGGAGGAGCAGCTTGTTGAGCTCTATTGGTTATGCTTCTTGGTCTCCGAATGCTATATTGCCCGCGATTCCAGTTACTGTGCTTACTCTGGGGTTTCATGTTATAACTCCCTTTGTGTGTATGCTGCTCAGAGACTCAATGGAGGATGCTCGAAAGGCGATTTTGTTTGGAGGCTTTGTTCCCTTGGCCATGGTTGTTTCATGGAATTTGGTTGTTTTGGGGCTTGCAGGGAATGGTGTCGGTGCTGTTTGTGTTGGTAGTGATCCTATTAAGCTTTTGCTTTCTGTGAATTCTTCGGCTTTGCCAGCTGTTCAAGGTTTCGCCTTTGCTGCTCTGGCTACCAGTTTGATTGGTTATGCTGTTTCCTTTCCCAAACAATTGGCAGATACTTTGAAGTTGATTTCTGAAAGGGTTGTGTATAGGAAGGAGGTGATGAGTCCTAGTAGATTGAGATTATGTGAGGGTGGCCGTGTTGGAGCTGTTGTTTATTCTAAAGGGAAGATGGGGACCTCTGGGCAGGCTTGTTTTGGTGTTTCAAGGTCTCAAATGTTGTCAAACAGAGTGAATGAGGGAGTAGGAGATGGTAGTCCAAGTACTATCCTTGTGATGTGGATCGTGCTTATATTTTCAGTCTTGATTGCATCTTCCTACAATGCTGCTTTCTCTAGAGCTCTAGAGTTTGCCGGGGTGTATGCAAATTGTTTTCTCTTCGGTGTGTTGCCGCCTGCTATGGCTTGGATCCATAGATCTAGGAAAAAAGACAG TTTTTCTTCCAGCAAGGAAGAGCTATTGCCAGGTGGGAATGGAGTACTCTTTGTGCTCTTTGTCATTGCTATCATACTGGGAATTTGGCATTAG
- the LOC120269130 gene encoding tyrosine-specific transport protein isoform X2: protein MILSHLLHFRTSSYPTLHSPTSPFLNPPHLLISLNPSKTLHFLPHFPNFLCKSSNHFPSPSPLPHGNLHFHSPRPKTTTTTTTTKSFFAAVSLIIGTAVGPGMLGLPSATILSGPLPSTLSILLSWLYVISSIILVSELSFAAMRHQNLPEVSFTSLATASLGPDFGAFVAVVYSCLSFSLLLACVSGISSLVFQLFPWFNAALACALAPSLVGVAIAFFPFNVIDFANRLLCCLMLVSITALVVFGLSAGRSSLLSSIGYASWSPNAILPAIPVTVLTLGFHVITPFVCMLLRDSMEDARKAILFGGFVPLAMVVSWNLVVLGLAGNGVGAVCVGSDPIKLLLSVNSSALPAVQGFAFAALATSLIGYAVSFPKQLADTLKLISERVVYRKEVMSPSRLRLCEGGRVGAVVYSKGKMGTSGQACFGVSRSQMLSNRVNEGVGDGSPSTILVMWIVLIFSVLIASSYNAAFSRALEFAGVYANCFLFGVLPPAMAWIHRSRKKDSKEELLPGGNGVLFVLFVIAIILGIWH, encoded by the exons ATGATCCTATCACATCTCCTCCACTTCCGCACTTCCTCTTATCCCACTCTTCACTCTCCCACATCCCCATTCCTCAATCCCCCCCATCTCCTCATCTCCCTAAACCCTTCCAAAACCCTCCACTTCCTTCCTCACTTCCCCAACTTCCTCTGTAAATCCTCCAACCACTTCCCTTCTCCATCTCCACTTCCCCATGGAAACCTCCACTTCCATTCCCCAAGGCCAaagaccaccaccaccaccaccaccaccaagaGCTTCTTCGCTGCCGTCTCCCTCATCATCGGCACCGCCGTCGGCCCGGGCATGCTCGGCCTCCCCTCCGCTACCATCCTCTCCGGTCCCCTCCCCTCCACCCTCTCCATCCTCCTCTCCTGGCTTTACGTCATCTCCTCCATCATCCTCGTCTCCGAGCTCTCCTTCGCCGCCATGCGCCATCAAAATCTCCCCGAAGTCAGCTTCACTTCCCTCGCCACCGCCTCTCTCGGCCCTGACTTTGGCGCTTTCGTTGCCGTTGTCTACTCCTGCCTCAGCTTCTCTCTCCTGCTCGCCTGCGTCTCTGGTATCTCTTCTCTCGtttttcagcttttcccttgGTTCAATGCTGCATTGGCTTGTGCTTTAGCGCCTTCTCTTGTTGGTGTTGCAATTGCCTTCTTCCCTTTCAATGTGATTGATTTCGCGAACAGATTATTGTGTTGTTTGATGCTTGTGTCTATCACTGCTCTTGTGGTTTTTGGATTGTCTGCTGGGAGGAGCAGCTTGTTGAGCTCTATTGGTTATGCTTCTTGGTCTCCGAATGCTATATTGCCCGCGATTCCAGTTACTGTGCTTACTCTGGGGTTTCATGTTATAACTCCCTTTGTGTGTATGCTGCTCAGAGACTCAATGGAGGATGCTCGAAAGGCGATTTTGTTTGGAGGCTTTGTTCCCTTGGCCATGGTTGTTTCATGGAATTTGGTTGTTTTGGGGCTTGCAGGGAATGGTGTCGGTGCTGTTTGTGTTGGTAGTGATCCTATTAAGCTTTTGCTTTCTGTGAATTCTTCGGCTTTGCCAGCTGTTCAAGGTTTCGCCTTTGCTGCTCTGGCTACCAGTTTGATTGGTTATGCTGTTTCCTTTCCCAAACAATTGGCAGATACTTTGAAGTTGATTTCTGAAAGGGTTGTGTATAGGAAGGAGGTGATGAGTCCTAGTAGATTGAGATTATGTGAGGGTGGCCGTGTTGGAGCTGTTGTTTATTCTAAAGGGAAGATGGGGACCTCTGGGCAGGCTTGTTTTGGTGTTTCAAGGTCTCAAATGTTGTCAAACAGAGTGAATGAGGGAGTAGGAGATGGTAGTCCAAGTACTATCCTTGTGATGTGGATCGTGCTTATATTTTCAGTCTTGATTGCATCTTCCTACAATGCTGCTTTCTCTAGAGCTCTAGAGTTTGCCGGGGTGTATGCAAATTGTTTTCTCTTCGGTGTGTTGCCGCCTGCTATGGCTTGGATCCATAGATCTAGGAAAAAAGACAG CAAGGAAGAGCTATTGCCAGGTGGGAATGGAGTACTCTTTGTGCTCTTTGTCATTGCTATCATACTGGGAATTTGGCATTAG